One window from the genome of Pedobacter schmidteae encodes:
- a CDS encoding MerR family transcriptional regulator has protein sequence MKKYSISDIESLTGIKAHTIRAWESRYKLVPPKRTSTNIRYYDEADLKALLNIVALNENGYKISRIAAMSRQQMLDLVTQLKSNWGNETVQLLSLSNATLRYDEKEFSKVLAGCIKEMGLIKVMDMVLFPFMKRIGMLWQTGTIDPAQEHFAANLIRDRIIVEIDKLKKTEKENPLRFVLFLPEGEMHETGLLFTRYLLKKCGHETLYLGSEIPYADLKKVILAYQPDYAFIVLTSLNLGKDINKIIAKVMDHVAVPLLVAGSLISEFDVLVNDRLTPLKNVCDMVDFLEEL, from the coding sequence GTGAAAAAGTATTCCATTAGCGATATAGAAAGTCTTACAGGCATAAAAGCGCATACCATACGGGCTTGGGAATCGAGGTATAAGCTGGTGCCGCCAAAACGCACATCTACCAATATCAGGTACTATGATGAGGCCGACCTGAAAGCACTGCTTAATATTGTTGCACTGAATGAAAACGGCTATAAAATCAGCCGGATAGCGGCCATGAGCCGGCAACAAATGCTGGACCTGGTTACCCAGCTCAAATCCAATTGGGGCAATGAAACCGTGCAATTGCTGAGTCTTTCCAACGCCACATTACGGTATGATGAAAAGGAGTTTTCAAAAGTACTGGCCGGCTGCATCAAAGAAATGGGATTGATTAAGGTGATGGATATGGTGCTTTTTCCTTTTATGAAAAGGATTGGCATGCTATGGCAAACCGGGACCATTGATCCTGCTCAGGAACATTTTGCCGCCAACCTGATCCGCGACCGCATCATTGTGGAGATTGATAAACTCAAAAAAACAGAAAAAGAAAACCCTTTGCGTTTTGTGCTTTTTTTGCCGGAAGGCGAAATGCATGAAACCGGTTTGCTGTTTACGCGTTACCTGTTAAAAAAATGCGGGCACGAGACCCTTTATCTCGGGAGCGAAATTCCTTATGCCGATCTTAAAAAGGTTATTCTGGCCTATCAGCCCGATTATGCATTTATTGTATTGACCTCCCTGAACCTGGGAAAGGACATCAATAAAATCATTGCAAAAGTGATGGACCATGTAGCTGTCCCGCTACTGGTTGCCGGCAGTCTGATCTCGGAATTTGATGTTCTGGTAAACGATCGGCTTACCCCTTTAAAGAATGTTTGTGATATGGTAGATTTTCTTGAAGAATTATAA